A stretch of Planococcus citri chromosome 5, ihPlaCitr1.1, whole genome shotgun sequence DNA encodes these proteins:
- the LOC135847854 gene encoding myrosinase 1-like: protein MPHMVKNRDNADVACDSYHLYKEDVKLIKDAGFNIYRFSISWTRILPNGEITLINQKGVDYYHKLIDELIKNNIQPMVTMYHWDLPQKLQDIGGWANPLIVDYMEDYADLLFQLYGDKVKWWITINEPFRVAEGYETNRFAPALNLQSSIMYIVMHHALKAHGRIFQLYNKKYRSKQNGKVSLCLECNHYEGKTKSKEDIEAANRAIQFQLDMFTHPIYSNEGGYPKIVQDMVDEISKREGRKRSKLPAFTNEEIQSLKGANDFFALMNYTTQLCTPKFSQYTNALTKPTGSFHDDINATYSSDPQWPSSTTPWLKVVPYGLRELLKYVKNTCNNPPVFINENGYADGGELNDKDRISYHREYLKEVLNAMNNYQCNVIGYTAFSLLDNFEWFSGYRVRFGIVHVNFSDEKRKRTPKSSYNFFKQLIQSRTIPANQ from the exons ATGCCGCATATGGTCAAGAATCGGGATAATGCAGATGTCGCCTGCGACTCTTATCATTTATATAAAGAAGATGTCAAATTAATAAAGGATGCTGGA TTTAATATCTATCGATTTTCCATAAGTTGGACTCGTATACTACCGAACGGTGAAATCACCTTGATCAACCAAAAAGGCGTTGATTATTACCATAAGCTGATAGAtgagttgataaaaaataacattcagCCGATG gtaacaATGTATCATTGGGATTTACCCCAAAAATTGCAAGATATCGGAGGATGGGCCAATCCACTGATCGTCGATTACATGGAGGATTATGCTGatttactttttcaactttatggCGATAAA GTAAAATGGTGGATTACCATAAATGAACCATTTCGAGTAGCAGAAGGTTATGAAACTAATCGTTTCGCACCTGCATTGAATCTACAATCATCGATAATGTATATTGTGATGCATCATGCTTTAAAAGCGCACGGTAGAATATTTCAATTATATAATAAGAAATATCGCTCAAaacaaaatg GGAAAGTGAGTCTCTGCTTGGAGTGCAATCATTATGAAGGAAAAACGAAATCTAAAGAAGATATTGAAGCAGCTAACAGAGCTATCCAATTCCAG TTGGATATGTTTACCCATCCGATCTACAGCAATGAAGGCGGATATCCAAAAATAGTACAAGATATGGTCGATGAGATTAGTAAAAGAGAAGGTCGAAAACGATCGAAATTACCTGCATTCACAAACGAAGAAATACAATCATTAAAAG GAGCAAATGATTTTTTCGCTTTGATGAATTATACAACGCAATTATGTACtccgaaattttcacaatatacCAACGCACTAACTAAACCTACTGGCTCATTTCATGATGATATTAACGCGACGTACTCCTCTGATCCTCAATGGCCCAGTAGTACAACACCATGGTTAAAA GTGGTTCCTTATGGATTACGAGAACTGTTGAAATATGTCAAGAATACGTGCAACAATCCTCCTGTGTTTATTAATGAAAACGGATATGCTGATGGTGGAGAATTAAATGATAAAGACAGGATTTCCTACCATAGA GAGTACTTGAAAGAAGTCCTTAATGCGATGAATAACTACCAGTGTAACGTTATAGGGTATACAGCATTTTCATTATTGGATAATTTTGAATGGTTTTCAGGATACAG